Proteins encoded in a region of the Halarcobacter mediterraneus genome:
- a CDS encoding sensor histidine kinase, whose protein sequence is MTTKASKTLKNLVLLLFIFIIGIILLISLHFFFLKLIDNLDKRTENLKAKMQIGQFIVNDLYKIRSDFYELATTVTNEKGRKLLNNKINENIKELKHSLNILEKGGTLKKTIKLNIVGHSDTIKTINYIKASDDISLEVIDLAPKLIQLQKMLENLNELLKKQSLYRDTLDSKNFMQLNKEIKRFYKSTPSFFNRITENTNRLLYEGNIKLAQLEEEIIKQKKQYTRLEFILILTIVLVVIFLVILIAIQINRNAKKLERQEQSTRGILDAQQSIVVVSNGDYMIDANQALMDFFDGYDSFEDFKRDHICICDFFIDLEDEEYIIDKDYEGDMWFEYILENPNKLHKVAMYKGRVLNYFTIEATKEILDKNSFIVIIVLNNITKEIQTQKQLKKLNDNLEDIVNEKTKELQDLNENLEIKIKEEVEKNREKDKAIIQQGRYAALGEMIGNIAHQWRQPLSAILSTTTSMQLQMQLNIATKEDINKTLESIVKYVKFLNQTIEDFRNFFRKDKELVIFNILDVMNNSLSITSAVYKNSQIKVLFDIPKKEFTTKGFESELSQVFLNILNNAKDILREKDLKEKYVLIKIYEHNNTNVIKIYDNAGGVPSGIKDKIFDPYFTTKHKSQGTGIGLYMSKDIIEKHMNGSLTVTNSDFFVEEKHFFGACFKIELPKL, encoded by the coding sequence TTGACTACAAAAGCATCAAAAACTTTAAAAAACCTTGTATTACTTCTTTTTATATTTATAATAGGAATTATTTTACTTATTAGTTTACACTTTTTCTTTCTAAAACTAATTGATAATTTAGATAAAAGAACAGAAAACCTAAAAGCTAAAATGCAAATTGGTCAATTTATCGTAAATGATTTATATAAAATTCGTTCTGACTTTTATGAGTTAGCTACAACTGTGACTAATGAAAAAGGAAGAAAACTTCTTAACAATAAAATTAATGAAAATATAAAAGAATTAAAACATAGTTTGAATATTTTGGAAAAGGGTGGTACCTTAAAAAAAACAATAAAACTAAATATTGTTGGTCACAGTGACACAATAAAAACTATTAATTATATAAAAGCTTCCGATGATATCTCTTTAGAAGTGATTGACTTAGCACCTAAGTTAATCCAACTACAAAAAATGTTAGAAAACCTAAATGAATTATTAAAAAAACAATCTCTATATAGAGACACTTTAGATTCAAAAAATTTTATGCAATTAAATAAAGAAATTAAAAGATTTTATAAAAGTACTCCTTCATTTTTCAACAGAATAACAGAAAACACAAATAGACTTTTATATGAAGGTAACATAAAACTCGCACAACTAGAAGAAGAGATAATAAAACAAAAAAAACAATATACAAGATTAGAATTTATTTTGATTTTAACAATTGTATTAGTTGTGATTTTTTTAGTAATATTAATAGCTATTCAAATCAATAGAAACGCAAAAAAATTAGAAAGACAAGAACAATCAACAAGGGGAATATTAGATGCACAACAAAGTATTGTTGTTGTTAGTAATGGTGATTATATGATTGATGCGAATCAAGCCCTAATGGACTTCTTTGATGGTTATGATTCTTTTGAAGATTTTAAAAGAGACCATATCTGTATTTGTGATTTTTTTATAGATTTAGAAGATGAAGAATATATTATAGATAAAGATTATGAGGGAGATATGTGGTTTGAATATATTCTTGAAAATCCAAATAAACTTCATAAAGTAGCTATGTATAAAGGTCGAGTTTTAAACTACTTTACAATTGAAGCTACAAAAGAAATCCTTGATAAAAATAGTTTTATTGTTATTATTGTTTTAAATAATATTACAAAAGAGATTCAAACTCAAAAACAATTAAAAAAATTAAATGATAATTTAGAAGATATTGTAAATGAAAAAACAAAAGAGTTACAAGATTTAAATGAAAATTTAGAGATTAAAATCAAAGAAGAAGTAGAAAAAAATAGAGAAAAAGATAAGGCAATAATTCAACAAGGAAGGTATGCTGCACTAGGGGAAATGATAGGAAATATTGCCCATCAATGGAGACAACCGTTATCTGCAATTCTTTCAACAACAACTTCAATGCAACTACAAATGCAATTAAATATTGCTACAAAAGAGGATATTAATAAGACCTTGGAATCTATAGTAAAATATGTAAAATTTTTAAATCAAACAATTGAAGACTTTAGAAACTTTTTTAGAAAAGATAAAGAACTTGTAATATTCAATATTTTAGATGTTATGAATAATTCTTTATCAATAACAAGTGCTGTTTATAAAAACTCTCAAATAAAAGTACTTTTTGATATACCCAAAAAAGAGTTTACAACAAAAGGTTTCGAAAGTGAATTATCCCAAGTATTTTTAAATATTTTAAATAATGCAAAAGATATTTTAAGAGAAAAAGATTTAAAAGAAAAATATGTATTAATAAAAATTTATGAACACAACAATACAAATGTTATAAAAATTTATGATAATGCAGGAGGCGTTCCTTCAGGAATAAAAGATAAAATCTTTGATCCATACTTCACCACAAAGCACAAATCACAAGGTACAGGAATAGGTCTTTATATGAGTAAAGATATAATCGAAAAACATATGAATGGTTCATTAACCGTAACAAATAGTGACTTTTTTGTAGAAGAAAAACACTTTTTTGGAGCTTGTTTTAAAATAGAATTACCCAAACTTTAG
- the rpsF gene encoding 30S ribosomal protein S6: protein MSKLKHYETMFIVKPTLTEEETVAQIDALKAIIEKNGGEIVACDDMGSRQLAYEIEKNKRGYYYVVYFKIEPAAIKEIERNYRINENIIRFIFIKYENKKEITAWTKMSDEAAKKAN, encoded by the coding sequence ATGTCAAAATTAAAACATTATGAAACAATGTTTATTGTTAAGCCTACTCTTACAGAAGAAGAAACAGTAGCACAAATTGATGCTTTAAAAGCAATCATAGAAAAAAATGGTGGAGAAATCGTTGCTTGTGACGATATGGGTTCTAGACAACTAGCATATGAGATTGAAAAAAATAAAAGAGGTTACTATTATGTAGTATACTTCAAAATTGAACCAGCAGCAATCAAAGAGATTGAAAGAAACTATAGAATTAATGAAAATATTATTAGATTCATTTTCATTAAATATGAAAATAAAAAAGAAATCACTGCATGGACTAAAATGAGTGATGAGGCAGCAAAAAAAGCTAACTAA
- the holA gene encoding DNA polymerase III subunit delta codes for MYKNEFDNKLNQNIIFNAYMFYGQSNFLIDYYTNLVSNKLGSKDEIEKLYFDDYNFKYAKNKLLQSSLFASNNILIIKLEKKLPKKEVTELIEACTTNPDSKVIFSCVGDSDFKAMAGYFTAKLNAASVRFFSPFPSEAVKLIENQARALNLNYEMSALNHLYFMHRQDLSLCVNDLSKLAILNEKITTDKINIHCFGIGVVNFEDFLHNLLSAQDISSDLELLLEEGMNEIYLLTQVTSFVQQLFMISSYARIYGSPNPKEILGFIPPKNVWEKKTRLAINIKPELFLEILNYLLEIELELKTSKIDNTNLYLQACLRKISVLIR; via the coding sequence ATGTACAAAAATGAATTTGACAATAAACTAAATCAAAATATAATTTTTAATGCTTATATGTTTTATGGGCAATCAAATTTTTTAATTGATTATTATACTAATCTTGTTTCTAATAAACTAGGTTCCAAAGATGAAATAGAAAAACTATATTTTGATGATTATAATTTTAAATATGCAAAAAATAAACTATTACAATCTTCTTTATTTGCCTCAAATAATATATTAATAATAAAACTTGAAAAAAAACTTCCTAAAAAAGAAGTAACTGAACTAATTGAAGCTTGTACTACAAATCCTGATTCAAAAGTAATATTTTCTTGTGTAGGTGATAGTGATTTTAAAGCAATGGCAGGATATTTTACTGCAAAATTAAATGCTGCAAGTGTTAGATTCTTTTCTCCTTTCCCTAGTGAAGCGGTAAAACTAATAGAAAATCAAGCAAGAGCTTTAAATTTAAATTATGAGATGTCAGCTTTGAATCATTTATATTTTATGCATAGACAAGATTTAAGTTTATGTGTAAATGATTTAAGTAAATTAGCAATCTTAAATGAAAAAATTACTACAGATAAAATTAATATTCATTGTTTTGGAATAGGTGTAGTAAATTTTGAAGACTTCTTACACAATTTATTATCAGCACAAGATATTAGTTCTGATTTAGAATTACTTTTAGAAGAAGGAATGAATGAAATCTATTTATTAACACAAGTTACTTCTTTTGTTCAGCAATTATTTATGATTAGCTCTTATGCTAGAATTTATGGAAGCCCTAATCCTAAAGAAATTTTAGGTTTTATTCCTCCTAAAAATGTATGGGAAAAGAAAACTAGACTCGCAATAAATATAAAACCTGAACTTTTTTTAGAGATTTTAAATTATCTTTTAGAAATTGAATTAGAGTTAAAAACTTCAAAAATTGATAATACAAATCTATATTTACAAGCTTGTCTTAGAAAAATTTCAGTTTTAATTAGATAA
- a CDS encoding response regulator yields the protein MVEKKKIIIIEDEIILALELKKYLERIGYIVSSIETNYKDIKNSFKKYLPDLMLLNINLENNKENKNFLEEINKIKKVPFILTSSFTDIKTLKKAVPYNPSAFLVKPVNKEELRINILLAFK from the coding sequence GTGGTAGAAAAAAAGAAAATTATAATTATAGAAGATGAAATAATTCTTGCTTTGGAATTAAAAAAGTACTTAGAGAGAATAGGTTATATTGTTTCTTCTATTGAAACAAATTATAAAGATATAAAAAATAGTTTCAAAAAATATTTGCCTGATTTAATGTTACTTAATATTAATCTTGAAAATAATAAAGAAAATAAGAATTTTCTAGAAGAGATTAATAAGATAAAAAAAGTACCTTTTATCCTAACCTCTTCCTTTACAGATATTAAAACTTTAAAAAAAGCAGTTCCTTACAATCCTAGTGCTTTTTTAGTAAAACCAGTTAATAAAGAGGAGTTAAGAATAAATATTTTATTGGCTTTTAAGTAG
- a CDS encoding substrate-binding domain-containing protein gives MNKIIITLIFLVSSLFANSIKPTLIFYCGITMIKPIKEMAKIIEDKYNCKIKISQGSSKDLYNALKYSKKGDLYLPGSDSYIKNNLKDGYIIKSVEIGYNKAAIFVRKDISKEIKGLEDFINNKYSTILCDSKSGSIGRETKKILSSFKNEEFYYKAYDNSVEIETDSRNLNKALVEKRADLTINWRATFFWKENNSYLNIIEIDEKYAKKKKLELSLLSFSKNKEIAAAFLDLAESKKGQEIMKKYGFL, from the coding sequence ATGAACAAAATAATTATTACCTTAATCTTCTTAGTAAGTTCTCTTTTTGCAAATAGTATCAAACCTACCCTTATATTCTATTGTGGAATAACAATGATAAAACCAATAAAAGAAATGGCAAAAATTATCGAAGATAAATATAACTGCAAAATTAAAATTTCACAAGGTAGTTCAAAAGATTTATATAATGCTTTAAAATATTCAAAAAAAGGTGATTTATACCTTCCAGGAAGTGACTCTTACATAAAAAATAATCTAAAAGATGGATATATAATAAAATCTGTTGAAATCGGTTATAACAAAGCTGCTATTTTTGTAAGAAAAGATATTTCAAAAGAAATAAAAGGCTTAGAAGATTTCATAAATAATAAGTATTCAACAATATTATGTGATTCAAAATCAGGAAGTATAGGAAGAGAAACAAAAAAAATATTAAGCTCCTTTAAAAATGAAGAGTTTTATTACAAAGCTTATGATAATAGTGTTGAAATTGAGACTGATTCAAGAAACCTTAATAAAGCTTTAGTTGAAAAAAGAGCAGACTTAACTATAAATTGGAGAGCTACTTTTTTTTGGAAAGAAAATAATTCTTATCTAAATATAATTGAAATTGATGAAAAATATGCAAAGAAAAAGAAACTTGAATTATCATTATTATCTTTTTCTAAAAATAAAGAAATTGCAGCAGCCTTTCTAGACCTTGCAGAATCAAAAAAAGGTCAAGAGATAATGAAAAAATACGGTTTTTTATAG
- a CDS encoding divergent polysaccharide deacetylase family protein: MAKRKTRKRTTKRKPLKNQNINFKIINILLVIIVILILAIAVLLYMVDLKHSSKEDAKNKIEKQITNIEKTSKEKIDSYVKEVKVKKDEFEEYTQDLYKEYIQEKEEKIITKPTKEELIIKQAKKDKEKKQKTKFHKVLPFETQKPKLAIIIDDVTTQYQINKINKIGYKTNLSILPPTSRNGSTTQMTKNLPFYMIHFPMEAKYFHGEEQGTLHIKDSYEKIEKRVAQIRDWYPNARFTNNHTGSKFTENKEAMDKFFKAIKKYNFVFLDSRTTSKSVGKEMARKYHIPYLARNVFLDNEQNFGYIQKQLKQAIRIAKKRGYAIAIGHPHNITIEVLKESKHLLKDLELIYVNQVSLLKSQ, from the coding sequence ATGGCTAAAAGAAAAACTCGAAAACGAACAACAAAAAGAAAACCTTTAAAAAATCAAAATATTAATTTTAAAATAATTAATATATTATTAGTAATAATTGTTATCTTAATATTAGCAATTGCTGTATTACTATATATGGTTGATTTAAAACACTCTTCAAAAGAAGATGCAAAAAATAAAATTGAAAAACAAATAACAAATATAGAAAAAACAAGTAAAGAAAAAATAGACTCTTATGTAAAAGAAGTCAAAGTAAAAAAAGATGAATTTGAAGAATATACACAAGATTTATATAAAGAATATATTCAAGAAAAAGAAGAAAAAATTATAACAAAACCTACTAAAGAAGAATTAATAATAAAACAAGCAAAAAAAGATAAAGAAAAAAAACAGAAAACAAAATTTCATAAAGTTCTTCCTTTTGAAACACAAAAACCTAAACTTGCTATTATAATTGATGATGTAACAACTCAATATCAAATAAATAAAATCAATAAAATAGGCTATAAAACAAACTTATCAATTCTACCTCCTACTTCTAGAAATGGTAGTACTACGCAGATGACAAAAAATCTACCTTTTTATATGATTCATTTTCCAATGGAAGCAAAATATTTTCATGGAGAAGAACAAGGAACCTTACATATAAAAGACTCTTATGAAAAAATAGAAAAAAGAGTAGCTCAAATTAGAGACTGGTATCCAAATGCAAGATTTACTAATAATCATACTGGAAGTAAATTTACTGAAAATAAAGAAGCAATGGATAAATTCTTTAAAGCGATAAAGAAGTATAATTTTGTTTTTTTAGATAGTAGAACAACAAGTAAGAGCGTTGGAAAAGAAATGGCAAGAAAATACCATATTCCTTATCTTGCAAGAAATGTATTTTTAGACAATGAACAAAATTTTGGCTATATCCAGAAACAACTAAAACAAGCAATCCGAATTGCAAAAAAAAGAGGATATGCTATTGCCATAGGACATCCTCATAATATAACAATAGAAGTACTTAAAGAGTCAAAACACTTACTAAAAGACCTTGAACTTATTTATGTAAATCAAGTAAGTCTACTTAAAAGCCAATAA
- a CDS encoding N-acyl amino acid synthase FeeM domain-containing protein, with product MFNINKNTSLYQLEELVKKDLQDRVEYLPESFYEEQKKVLEIFKKRIELEKIIEETITFNKKINWENNTKNLYLVKTAEELIDVFKLRSDIYAKYGYSKEFPDTIDGLSFDNYDTHSAIIYYKSDNSKATGSIRLIIGTEENKLPTEDKIDLQYLKNIYSSMGEISKLVVDSKRKGLNLEFKYLLRGVYEVFFHNNIEFILSAIKTSDFKLYKKLGNFELIKEIPSYGKIKEPFSVISYDPISVSDFSKKSILS from the coding sequence ATGTTTAATATCAATAAAAACACTTCCCTATACCAATTAGAAGAACTTGTTAAAAAAGATTTACAAGATAGAGTAGAATATTTACCAGAAAGTTTTTATGAAGAACAAAAAAAAGTTCTAGAAATTTTTAAAAAAAGAATAGAATTAGAAAAAATTATAGAAGAAACTATTACTTTTAATAAAAAAATTAACTGGGAAAATAATACCAAAAATCTATATTTGGTAAAAACTGCTGAAGAGTTAATTGATGTTTTTAAATTAAGAAGTGATATATATGCTAAATATGGCTATAGCAAAGAGTTCCCTGATACTATAGATGGTCTGAGCTTTGATAATTATGATACTCATTCAGCAATAATATATTATAAAAGTGATAATTCTAAAGCTACTGGTTCAATAAGACTTATTATTGGAACAGAAGAGAATAAATTACCTACAGAAGATAAAATTGATTTACAATATCTAAAAAATATTTATTCAAGTATGGGAGAAATCTCTAAATTAGTTGTAGATAGTAAAAGAAAAGGTTTAAATCTAGAGTTTAAATACCTTCTAAGAGGGGTATATGAAGTTTTCTTTCATAATAATATAGAGTTTATTCTTTCTGCTATAAAAACAAGTGATTTTAAACTTTATAAGAAACTTGGTAATTTTGAACTTATAAAAGAAATACCTTCATATGGAAAAATCAAGGAACCATTTTCTGTTATTTCTTATGATCCTATATCAGTTTCTGATTTCTCAAAAAAGAGTATTTTATCATAA
- a CDS encoding response regulator: MKTKILIVEDEILVALDIKNSLIKFGFDVIGITVNYDETLSFIRKFTPDIILMDIHLENSKDGICIVEDMQKIKNIPVIYLTAYYDEKTVNRAIQTNPISYLLKPFNREELKSTIMLAMFKINRFNKFTVDKNCTPLGFDYFYDVCNEILFYKNMPIKLSLNERKLLTILVEAKGSVVSFREIEYLIWTDEPVSDGAIRTLVHRLRIKLEYKIIETIPTVGYKLSPLL, from the coding sequence ATGAAAACTAAAATTTTAATTGTTGAAGATGAAATATTAGTTGCTTTAGATATAAAGAATTCTTTAATAAAGTTTGGATTTGATGTAATTGGAATAACTGTAAACTATGATGAGACTTTATCTTTCATTCGAAAGTTTACCCCAGATATTATTTTAATGGATATACATTTAGAAAATAGTAAAGATGGTATTTGTATTGTGGAAGATATGCAAAAAATAAAAAATATACCAGTAATTTACTTAACTGCATACTATGATGAAAAAACTGTTAATAGAGCTATACAAACTAATCCTATTAGTTATTTACTTAAACCTTTTAATAGGGAAGAGTTAAAGTCAACTATTATGTTAGCAATGTTTAAAATTAATAGGTTTAATAAGTTTACAGTTGATAAAAATTGTACTCCTTTAGGATTTGATTATTTTTATGATGTTTGTAATGAAATTTTATTTTATAAAAATATGCCTATAAAGTTAAGTCTTAATGAAAGAAAACTATTAACTATATTAGTTGAAGCAAAAGGCTCTGTTGTCTCTTTTCGTGAAATTGAATATCTAATTTGGACTGATGAACCTGTTTCAGATGGAGCAATAAGAACTTTAGTTCATCGTTTAAGAATTAAATTAGAATATAAAATAATTGAAACAATCCCTACTGTAGGATATAAACTCTCTCCTCTTCTTTAA
- a CDS encoding RNB domain-containing ribonuclease: MLKKIFTKIAKGNNNFSKDEEKALEEFVTENIIIRIDGKYEINSKYKIAVVKINKSSAILKDLSNEYKDVKIDFEHLAGAYDNDLVLVKRVFNPRSKTKAKVIRVLEGKRKEILIYKRDNKFYTLKENIELQIKKEISANENDVLLLDDKSFEVIKKLGNITDAKIDEQISLYLYNEEFRLQKPLNVEAKMNDENERVDLTHLSFTTIDPASAKDHDDAIYYDEKEEILYVAIADVSYFVKEGSELDKLAFLKSTSAYLPGKVLPMLPNELSEDMCSLKEGVERYSYVFKIYLDIENKAVLKSEVFEAIIKSRRKFSYGRIDRVLEKQFDTYTQEEKEIFDTLISLYEVTKSFRKERLKKGYDFRSVEYRLKLNRQNELEGIDIETSSASHQLVEECMLLANIEASKKINTVGIFRIHEEPPFKAISKLVDDVNALGIKAKLQNDVHDTIIHIQQKAKHSVIKDEIDELIIHAQTQAKYSSKNLGHFGLGFSSYSHFTSPIRRYSDLVLHRMLKTKKTPKNIDEICEHISTQERKIDQMVWDFEDRKYARWAEKNIGAEIKVKVTDDEKGICVAYGTVPGMKIYLDNYKGQVLFSKQKVIIKSSDIITKRVVGSLKY, encoded by the coding sequence TTGCTAAAGAAAATTTTTACAAAAATTGCAAAAGGAAATAATAATTTTTCAAAAGACGAAGAAAAGGCTTTAGAAGAGTTTGTAACAGAAAATATAATTATTAGAATTGATGGTAAATATGAAATTAATTCAAAATATAAAATTGCAGTTGTAAAAATAAATAAATCAAGTGCTATTTTAAAAGATTTGTCAAATGAATATAAAGATGTGAAAATTGATTTTGAACACTTAGCTGGAGCTTATGATAATGATTTGGTTTTAGTAAAAAGAGTATTTAATCCTAGAAGTAAAACAAAAGCAAAAGTGATAAGAGTTTTAGAAGGGAAAAGAAAAGAGATTTTAATTTATAAAAGAGATAATAAGTTTTATACCTTAAAAGAGAATATTGAACTTCAAATAAAAAAAGAGATAAGTGCAAATGAAAATGATGTTTTACTTTTAGATGATAAAAGTTTTGAAGTAATAAAAAAACTTGGGAATATAACTGATGCTAAAATTGATGAGCAAATATCTTTATATTTATATAATGAAGAGTTTAGGCTTCAAAAACCACTAAATGTCGAAGCTAAAATGAATGATGAAAATGAAAGAGTCGATTTAACTCATTTATCTTTTACAACAATTGACCCAGCAAGTGCAAAAGATCATGATGATGCTATATATTATGATGAAAAAGAGGAAATTCTTTATGTGGCTATTGCAGATGTTTCTTATTTTGTAAAAGAAGGAAGTGAACTTGATAAACTAGCTTTTTTAAAAAGTACATCAGCCTATCTTCCTGGAAAAGTTTTACCAATGCTTCCAAATGAACTTAGTGAAGATATGTGTTCTTTAAAAGAAGGCGTAGAAAGATACTCTTATGTATTTAAAATCTATTTAGATATTGAAAATAAAGCAGTTTTAAAATCAGAAGTTTTTGAAGCGATTATAAAATCAAGAAGGAAATTCTCATATGGAAGAATTGATAGAGTCTTAGAAAAACAATTTGATACATATACCCAAGAAGAAAAAGAAATTTTTGATACTTTAATTTCTTTATATGAAGTTACAAAATCTTTTAGAAAAGAAAGACTTAAAAAAGGTTACGACTTTAGAAGTGTAGAATATAGATTAAAATTAAATAGGCAGAATGAACTTGAAGGTATCGATATTGAAACATCTTCAGCTTCTCACCAATTAGTTGAAGAGTGTATGCTTTTAGCAAATATTGAAGCAAGCAAAAAAATTAATACTGTAGGTATCTTTAGGATACATGAAGAACCACCTTTTAAGGCTATTTCAAAGTTAGTTGATGATGTGAATGCTTTAGGAATAAAAGCAAAACTACAAAATGATGTTCACGATACAATAATTCATATTCAACAAAAAGCAAAACACTCTGTTATAAAAGATGAAATAGATGAGTTAATTATTCATGCTCAAACTCAAGCTAAATACTCATCAAAAAATTTAGGGCATTTTGGTTTGGGTTTTTCTTCTTATTCTCACTTTACAAGTCCTATTAGAAGATATTCTGATTTAGTTTTACATCGTATGCTTAAAACTAAAAAAACTCCTAAGAATATAGATGAAATTTGTGAGCATATTTCTACTCAAGAAAGAAAAATTGATCAAATGGTTTGGGATTTTGAAGATAGAAAATATGCAAGGTGGGCAGAAAAAAATATTGGTGCTGAAATAAAAGTTAAAGTTACTGATGATGAAAAAGGTATTTGTGTAGCTTATGGAACGGTACCTGGAATGAAAATATATTTAGATAATTACAAAGGGCAAGTATTATTTTCTAAACAAAAAGTTATAATAAAGTCAAGTGATATAATTACAAAAAGAGTTGTAGGATCATTAAAGTATTAA
- the ilvC gene encoding ketol-acid reductoisomerase, producing the protein MALNVYYDKDCNIDLIKSKKVAMIGFGSQGHAHAENLRDSGVEVVVGLRKGGSSWAKAEAKGFEVKTVAEATANADVVMVLLPDENQADIYANEIKPNLKDGAYLAFGHGFNIHYGRIIPESNTNVMMVAPKAPGHTVRSEFTKGGGIPDLIAIHQDASGDTKDVALAYASAIGGGRTGIIETTFKDETETDLFGEQAVLCGGATALVEAGFETLVDAGYAPEMAYFECLHELKLIVDLMYEGGIADMRYSISNTAEYGDYVSGPRVINDESKAAMKQILKEIQNGVFAKDFILEGQAGYPRMNAERKNSRASRIEQTGSKLREMMPWIASNKIVDQDKN; encoded by the coding sequence ATGGCATTAAATGTTTACTACGATAAAGATTGTAATATTGATTTAATCAAATCTAAGAAAGTTGCAATGATTGGATTTGGTTCACAAGGTCACGCGCACGCGGAAAACTTAAGAGATTCTGGTGTTGAAGTTGTTGTTGGTTTAAGAAAAGGTGGTTCATCTTGGGCTAAAGCTGAAGCTAAAGGTTTTGAAGTTAAAACAGTAGCAGAAGCAACTGCTAATGCAGATGTTGTAATGGTTTTATTACCAGATGAAAATCAAGCTGATATTTATGCAAATGAAATTAAACCTAATTTAAAAGATGGTGCTTATTTAGCATTTGGACATGGTTTTAATATTCACTATGGAAGAATTATTCCTGAATCAAATACAAATGTAATGATGGTTGCTCCAAAAGCTCCAGGTCACACAGTAAGATCTGAGTTTACTAAAGGTGGAGGAATTCCTGACCTTATTGCTATTCATCAAGATGCTAGTGGTGATACTAAAGATGTTGCTTTAGCATATGCTTCTGCAATTGGTGGTGGTAGAACTGGTATTATTGAAACTACTTTCAAAGATGAAACAGAAACTGACCTTTTCGGTGAGCAAGCTGTATTATGTGGTGGAGCTACTGCATTAGTTGAAGCTGGTTTTGAAACATTAGTTGATGCTGGTTATGCACCAGAAATGGCATACTTTGAGTGTTTACACGAATTAAAACTAATTGTTGATTTAATGTATGAAGGTGGTATTGCAGATATGAGATATTCAATTTCTAATACTGCTGAATATGGAGATTATGTTTCTGGTCCTAGAGTTATCAATGATGAATCTAAAGCAGCAATGAAACAAATCTTAAAAGAGATTCAAAATGGTGTATTTGCTAAAGACTTTATTTTAGAAGGTCAAGCTGGATACCCAAGAATGAATGCTGAAAGAAAAAATTCAAGAGCTTCTAGAATTGAGCAAACTGGTTCAAAACTAAGAGAAATGATGCCTTGGATTGCATCTAATAAAATTGTAGATCAAGATAAAAACTAA
- a CDS encoding single-stranded DNA-binding protein: MYNKVVMVGNLTRDIELRYMPNGAALAKGAIATSHRYKTQTGEQKDEVCFLDFNIFGRSAEVANQYLRKGSKVLLEGRLVFEQWTAQDGTNRSKHALRVDSMKMLDSKSDSQNSGSYDNNQGGYNQNNNYSQPQQSNYNQQAPQNNYNGGMNNQAPKQTAPEQNIPEIDIDDDEIPF, from the coding sequence ATGTATAATAAAGTAGTAATGGTTGGAAATTTAACTAGAGATATAGAATTAAGATATATGCCAAATGGAGCAGCTCTTGCAAAAGGTGCAATTGCTACAAGTCATAGGTATAAAACTCAAACTGGAGAGCAAAAAGATGAGGTTTGTTTTTTAGATTTTAATATCTTTGGTAGATCTGCTGAAGTTGCTAATCAATACTTAAGAAAAGGTTCTAAGGTTTTACTTGAGGGAAGGTTAGTCTTTGAACAGTGGACTGCTCAAGATGGTACAAATAGAAGCAAACATGCTTTAAGAGTTGATTCTATGAAAATGTTAGATTCTAAATCAGATTCTCAAAATTCTGGATCTTATGATAATAATCAAGGTGGATATAATCAAAATAATAATTATAGCCAACCACAACAAAGTAACTATAATCAACAAGCACCTCAAAACAATTATAATGGTGGTATGAATAATCAGGCTCCAAAACAAACTGCGCCTGAACAAAATATAC